The Chryseobacterium geocarposphaerae genome window below encodes:
- a CDS encoding RagB/SusD family nutrient uptake outer membrane protein, with amino-acid sequence MKKYILLTVACAFLLGATSCNDFLDNEPRGVLSEADVVTPENVDGFVIAAYAALGNDHYDTPFSLWPYGNVRSDDAYKGGSGTNDIQAFHFFEISNNIRSDFGELDRLWYLHYAGISRCNKAIAALNQLSEAQYPNKKKRIAEMKFVRGHFYFMLKILFKYVPYVDENTPIDDYPKISNRAKTDQQLWDAIASNFEDAAANLPATQSEVGRPKKSAAYAYLAKVRLYQAYEQDDNYTVTQINPVTLQKSIDAANQVIGNYTLESDFGYNFLPGTHENGPESVFSIQYSDNDGTLFGRLNYGDVLSLPQGLGCCDFHKPSQNLVNAFKTTPQGLPMFDTYNDTDLNYNQLNNYNVDPRLYHTVALPGLPWKYEENKIYQESWNRSPGTYGYYASLKENVPVGCGCTVNVDPFYANSKNRIIIRYSDVLLMKAEALIELGQINEALPLINQVRQRAANSTVLTGSYTSNNLISKYEPGVNCTWNQDFARKALRWERRMEFAMEGSRFFDLVRWGTAAGTMNTYYSGEKTKRSYYSQAGFDHGIEEYCPIPLAQINFSQGLYKQNNGY; translated from the coding sequence ATGAAAAAATATATACTATTAACAGTTGCCTGTGCATTTCTGTTGGGAGCAACTTCCTGCAACGATTTTCTGGACAATGAGCCAAGAGGCGTGCTTTCCGAGGCCGATGTTGTAACGCCGGAAAATGTGGACGGTTTTGTGATTGCAGCTTATGCGGCACTTGGAAACGACCATTACGACACGCCTTTCAGCCTTTGGCCATACGGAAATGTACGTTCAGATGATGCTTACAAAGGCGGAAGCGGAACTAATGATATTCAGGCATTTCACTTTTTTGAAATTTCCAACAATATCCGTTCGGATTTTGGTGAATTGGACCGTCTCTGGTATTTGCATTACGCTGGAATCAGCAGATGTAACAAAGCAATTGCAGCGCTTAACCAGCTTTCTGAAGCGCAATACCCAAACAAGAAAAAACGTATTGCCGAGATGAAATTCGTGAGGGGACATTTTTATTTTATGCTGAAAATCCTTTTCAAATATGTGCCTTACGTGGATGAAAATACACCTATTGATGATTACCCGAAAATCTCCAACCGTGCGAAAACCGACCAGCAACTGTGGGATGCCATCGCTTCCAATTTTGAAGATGCTGCCGCCAATTTGCCTGCAACGCAATCCGAAGTCGGAAGACCAAAGAAAAGTGCGGCTTATGCATATTTGGCAAAAGTGAGATTGTATCAGGCGTATGAGCAGGACGACAATTATACGGTGACTCAGATCAATCCTGTAACCCTTCAGAAATCCATTGACGCAGCTAATCAGGTGATCGGAAATTATACTCTGGAATCAGATTTCGGGTACAATTTTCTTCCGGGAACGCACGAGAATGGTCCGGAATCGGTTTTCTCCATTCAATATTCCGACAATGACGGAACGCTTTTCGGAAGACTGAATTACGGTGATGTGCTTTCTCTGCCGCAAGGTTTAGGATGCTGCGATTTCCACAAACCAAGCCAGAATCTGGTGAACGCTTTCAAGACAACTCCTCAAGGTCTGCCAATGTTTGATACGTATAATGATACGGATCTGAATTATAATCAGCTGAATAATTACAATGTGGATCCGAGACTTTACCACACGGTTGCTTTGCCGGGATTGCCTTGGAAATACGAGGAAAACAAAATCTATCAGGAAAGCTGGAACAGAAGCCCGGGAACTTATGGTTATTATGCTTCATTAAAAGAAAATGTACCTGTAGGATGTGGCTGCACCGTGAATGTAGACCCGTTTTATGCCAATTCTAAAAACAGGATCATCATCCGTTATTCCGATGTGTTGCTGATGAAAGCGGAGGCGCTGATAGAGCTTGGACAAATCAATGAAGCGTTGCCATTAATCAATCAGGTGAGACAACGTGCGGCGAACAGTACTGTTTTGACTGGAAGTTACACTTCAAACAATCTGATCAGCAAATATGAACCGGGTGTCAACTGTACATGGAATCAGGATTTTGCCAGAAAAGCCCTAAGATGGGAGCGCAGAATGGAATTTGCAATGGAAGGCAGCCGTTTCTTCGACCTGGTGAGATGGGGAACCGCAGCAGGTACAATGAATACCTATTATTCCGGAGAAAAAACGAAAAGATCTTACTACTCTCAGGCAGGATTTGACCACGGAATTGAAGAATACTGCCCGATTCCATTGGCTCAGATCAATTTCAGTCAGGGATTGTACAAGCAAAATAACGGATATTAA
- a CDS encoding DUF4960 domain-containing protein, with protein sequence MKTIFNKLQVYFILLVSAILVWSCDNNMEEGLVTDVSVNVSSFKVNGVSGDIDNKNDKITVTLPYGTSVKALSPIIEIPQDAVISPASGTVIDFSQPVKFRVKNGNIYKDYQVTVQSQVPIISFKINGLSATINHSSKTISLTMPEGTNLTALQPVIEMASGVSINPASGTTINFSSPVQFTVSNANLTEIYTAKVTTPVSGPTVAFLGTAVTRTGLTNPDEIAASDWLFGKFSGAVYVSMADVASGAANLTGINVIWWHFDSATALPGDALNANVTSKIKTYLNAGGNILLTGFAAQYVDALGIVPSGKGPNNVFGDFLPNGFVDANNDWGISFKGNETHPVFDGLQTYESGKANFLQKGTFRLNHTAWWFLPDWGGYVNGAGWRTQTGGNNLASEAWDDTLDGRVAVAEFPGGTANKKCITISMGAYDWYNETSNGTPSQSNGFLDNVKKITENSLNYLVTH encoded by the coding sequence ATGAAAACAATATTTAATAAACTCCAGGTATATTTCATTTTGCTGGTTTCCGCAATATTGGTCTGGTCCTGCGACAACAATATGGAAGAGGGTCTGGTAACAGACGTTTCGGTGAATGTGTCTTCTTTTAAAGTAAACGGCGTTTCTGGAGACATTGATAATAAAAATGACAAAATCACGGTAACGTTACCTTACGGAACGAGTGTAAAAGCCTTATCGCCAATCATAGAAATTCCGCAAGATGCAGTGATTTCCCCGGCTTCGGGAACTGTAATTGATTTTTCGCAGCCTGTCAAATTCAGAGTAAAGAATGGTAATATTTATAAAGATTATCAGGTGACGGTTCAGTCCCAAGTTCCGATTATCAGTTTTAAAATTAACGGATTATCGGCAACTATCAACCATTCCAGCAAGACGATTTCACTCACAATGCCGGAAGGAACTAATCTTACTGCCTTGCAGCCTGTAATAGAAATGGCAAGCGGAGTAAGCATCAATCCTGCATCAGGAACTACGATTAATTTCAGCAGTCCTGTACAGTTTACCGTTTCCAATGCGAATCTGACTGAAATCTACACGGCAAAAGTAACCACGCCTGTTTCAGGACCAACAGTGGCATTCCTCGGAACAGCGGTAACCAGAACGGGTCTTACCAATCCTGATGAAATTGCAGCTTCTGACTGGCTTTTCGGTAAATTTTCCGGAGCGGTCTACGTTTCAATGGCAGATGTGGCGAGTGGTGCAGCTAACCTAACAGGTATCAATGTGATTTGGTGGCATTTTGACTCGGCTACCGCTTTGCCTGGTGACGCATTGAATGCGAATGTAACTTCCAAAATCAAAACCTATCTGAATGCGGGCGGAAATATTCTTTTAACTGGATTTGCTGCTCAATATGTGGATGCTTTGGGAATTGTGCCTTCGGGAAAAGGCCCGAATAATGTTTTCGGGGATTTCTTACCGAACGGGTTTGTAGATGCGAACAACGATTGGGGAATTTCTTTCAAAGGGAATGAAACGCACCCTGTTTTTGACGGGCTTCAGACCTACGAATCCGGGAAAGCCAATTTTCTTCAGAAAGGAACATTCAGATTGAATCACACCGCGTGGTGGTTCTTGCCGGATTGGGGAGGCTATGTGAACGGAGCCGGATGGAGAACGCAAACAGGAGGAAATAACCTGGCCAGTGAAGCATGGGACGATACTTTGGACGGACGTGTCGCCGTGGCAGAATTTCCGGGAGGAACTGCCAATAAAAAGTGTATTACTATCTCAATGGGCGCTTATGACTGGTACAACGAAACCTCGAACGGAACACCAAGCCAGTCGAACGGATTTTTGGATAACGTCAAAAAAATCACGGAGAACAGTCTTAATTATCTTGTAACGCATTAA
- a CDS encoding glycoside hydrolase family 32 protein yields MTIKTIYLAAIMALATYSCQNHDSVADVNPDDIFRQTNIFPQPPNQWMGATNPYYTAGYVGDVMPYYENGKFHLFFLHDAKIKPAGEGFHDIHSFETTNFKDFTYQGRQIPYGTTSEPDFGVGTGSLVKVGSTYYYYYTGHNEIASFLAGNPRESVLLATSTDMKNWTKVKNFKITAPAGYYDYEFRDPHVFFNTEDGKYWMLVSAQTSAKKAVVLKFTTTNPASGNWTVENPIYTTTSSENYIMLECPDLFKMGNYWYLVFSENWSNNTGTHYRIGTSPNGPWTTPANDRLDGSYLYAAKTVSDNANRYLVGWTARKVPESNTGGKDWAGNLVAHQLVKNQDGTLAVKPISTLQSVFGQNAPLSVDRITGNASQNGNSFNLSANSQVMFEKLQKANQISFTLNAPANGKSGLILAQDNDGKNGFKISFEPSSNRMASYVMNGGSEDFANAYPLSGISGTSYNVTVFISNDVCVVYVNDKLAFSNRVYDVVNKKWSIFGTADSSFSNINVKNP; encoded by the coding sequence ATGACAATCAAAACAATATATTTAGCCGCTATAATGGCTTTGGCGACTTATTCCTGCCAGAACCATGATTCGGTGGCCGATGTGAATCCGGATGATATTTTCAGACAGACGAACATCTTTCCACAACCGCCCAATCAATGGATGGGAGCTACTAATCCTTATTACACAGCAGGTTATGTCGGCGATGTAATGCCATATTACGAAAACGGAAAATTCCACCTTTTCTTTCTGCATGATGCTAAAATCAAACCTGCAGGCGAAGGATTCCATGATATTCACAGCTTCGAGACGACCAATTTTAAGGATTTTACTTATCAAGGGAGACAAATTCCTTACGGAACGACTTCCGAGCCGGATTTTGGTGTTGGAACAGGAAGTCTGGTGAAAGTCGGGAGTACGTATTATTACTATTACACAGGGCATAACGAGATTGCTTCGTTCTTAGCGGGTAATCCGAGGGAAAGTGTGCTTTTGGCAACAAGTACCGATATGAAAAACTGGACGAAAGTGAAGAATTTTAAGATCACTGCTCCGGCTGGCTATTATGATTATGAATTCCGCGATCCACATGTTTTCTTCAATACTGAAGATGGAAAATACTGGATGCTGGTTTCTGCACAGACTTCAGCTAAAAAAGCGGTTGTTCTTAAATTTACCACAACCAATCCTGCCAGCGGAAACTGGACGGTGGAAAACCCGATTTACACGACAACTTCATCAGAAAATTATATTATGCTGGAATGTCCCGATCTTTTCAAAATGGGCAATTACTGGTATCTTGTTTTCTCTGAAAACTGGAGTAACAATACCGGAACACATTACAGAATCGGAACTTCACCAAACGGACCTTGGACTACACCTGCGAATGACCGGTTGGATGGCTCTTATCTCTATGCTGCAAAGACCGTTTCGGACAATGCCAACCGTTATCTGGTAGGTTGGACTGCAAGAAAAGTCCCTGAAAGCAATACCGGTGGAAAAGACTGGGCGGGAAATCTTGTAGCACATCAACTCGTTAAGAATCAGGATGGAACGTTGGCGGTAAAACCTATTTCTACCTTGCAGTCTGTATTTGGGCAAAATGCTCCTCTTTCCGTAGATAGGATTACAGGTAATGCTTCTCAGAACGGGAATAGCTTTAATCTTTCTGCGAATTCTCAGGTAATGTTCGAGAAGCTCCAGAAGGCCAATCAGATCAGCTTTACGTTGAATGCTCCAGCTAACGGGAAATCAGGATTGATTCTGGCGCAGGACAATGACGGAAAGAATGGTTTTAAAATTTCATTTGAACCTTCTTCCAACAGAATGGCGAGCTATGTAATGAACGGCGGAAGTGAGGATTTTGCCAATGCTTATCCTTTGTCCGGAATCTCGGGAACCAGCTATAATGTAACGGTTTTTATCAGTAATGATGTTTGTGTGGTTTATGTGAATGATAAGTTGGCGTTCAGCAATCGTGTATATGATGTTGTTAACAAAAAATGGAGTATTTTTGGTACTGCGGACAGTTCATTCAGTAATATTAATGTTAAAAATCCTTAA
- a CDS encoding carbohydrate kinase family protein, which yields MFLNKKINAVSFGEVLFDVFGEEKKIGGAPLNLALRTASFGFPVAMISAVGNDEDGKVICDYVRENQLDTSGIMTTRDYDTGIVQVTLNERGSATYEIKFPSAWDFIETNDDTLNIVKNADVFFYGSLVCRNDASRNTLFSLLDSNPEMFKVFDVNLRKPFYHIELLEKLMNKADFIKFNDEEILEIAAELGFKSDDLEENIRFISEKTNTGSVCVTLGKHGSILLWKDKFYKHGGYPVKVADTVGAGDSFLASLIARLLSDKNPEMALDFASAVGALVASYSGANPKLRNEEIEEFIKERV from the coding sequence ATGTTCCTTAATAAAAAAATAAATGCAGTCAGTTTCGGAGAGGTGCTCTTCGATGTGTTTGGAGAAGAAAAGAAAATCGGCGGTGCTCCGCTCAATCTGGCACTCAGAACGGCGTCTTTCGGATTTCCGGTGGCGATGATAAGTGCTGTTGGAAATGATGAGGATGGAAAGGTAATTTGTGACTATGTCAGGGAAAACCAACTTGATACCAGTGGAATTATGACAACCCGGGATTATGATACGGGTATTGTCCAGGTAACATTGAACGAGCGTGGTTCTGCAACTTATGAAATCAAATTTCCGTCTGCCTGGGATTTTATCGAAACTAATGATGATACTTTGAATATCGTTAAAAATGCGGATGTCTTTTTTTACGGAAGCCTTGTCTGCAGGAATGATGCTTCAAGAAATACACTTTTCAGTCTGCTGGATTCCAATCCTGAAATGTTCAAGGTTTTTGATGTGAATCTGAGAAAGCCTTTCTACCATATTGAGCTTCTGGAAAAATTGATGAACAAGGCCGATTTCATTAAATTTAATGATGAAGAAATCCTTGAAATTGCCGCTGAGCTGGGTTTTAAATCAGATGATTTGGAAGAAAACATCCGTTTCATTTCAGAAAAGACAAATACAGGTTCTGTCTGTGTCACGTTGGGTAAACACGGTTCAATATTGCTTTGGAAAGACAAGTTTTACAAGCACGGTGGCTATCCTGTGAAAGTGGCGGACACCGTTGGAGCTGGGGATTCGTTTCTGGCAAGTTTGATTGCCCGATTGTTATCAGATAAAAATCCTGAAATGGCACTGGATTTTGCGAGTGCGGTTGGTGCTTTGGTGGCGAGTTATTCGGGAGCTAATCCGAAGCTTCGAAATGAAGAGATTGAAGAGTTTATAAAGGAAAGGGTTTGA
- a CDS encoding MBL fold metallo-hydrolase translates to MKIEQIYTGCLSHAAYFLESDGEVAIFDPLRDVDSYISKAEAGQAKIKYVFETHFHADFVSGHLELKAKTEADIVFGPTAKPSYEAIVADDGDIFYVGKCMVKVIHTPGHTMESTTYLIFDENGDQSAIITGDTLFIGDVGRPDLAQHVNSELTQDRLARLLFHSLREKIMPLDDHLIVYPNHGAGSACGKMMSKETTDTLGHQKETNYALRKDMTEDEFVSELLSGLTDPPGYFPKNVLLNINGYDHLDAVLIKGKNPLIADHFLKITEDDDVLILDTRNASAFAQGFVPGSLNIGLDGSFANWVGEMISDINQKIVLVTDEGREEESIVRLSRVGYDNTIGYLKGGFESWKNANKKIETAERISAEKLKEIYGESLIIFDVRKNSEFESEHVAGAINVPLNKINFHFDSFPKDRSFIIYCAGGYRSMIAASILKQNGFKDFADVEGGFTEIKKNDLPRTAYSAPTTFL, encoded by the coding sequence ATGAAGATCGAGCAAATTTATACTGGGTGTCTTTCCCATGCAGCTTATTTTCTGGAAAGCGATGGAGAGGTTGCTATTTTTGATCCCTTACGTGATGTGGATTCCTATATTTCAAAAGCAGAAGCTGGACAAGCTAAAATAAAGTATGTTTTTGAGACCCACTTTCATGCAGACTTTGTAAGCGGACATCTTGAACTAAAAGCCAAGACAGAGGCTGATATTGTTTTTGGGCCCACAGCAAAACCATCTTATGAAGCGATAGTAGCGGATGACGGAGATATTTTCTATGTGGGCAAATGTATGGTAAAGGTGATCCATACACCTGGCCACACCATGGAAAGCACAACATACCTGATCTTTGACGAAAATGGTGATCAGAGCGCTATCATCACCGGGGACACTTTATTTATAGGTGATGTCGGCCGGCCGGATCTTGCACAGCATGTCAACAGTGAGCTTACACAGGATAGATTGGCCAGATTGTTATTTCATTCTTTAAGAGAAAAAATAATGCCTCTTGATGATCATCTGATCGTTTACCCAAATCATGGGGCAGGAAGTGCGTGTGGCAAAATGATGAGCAAAGAGACAACCGATACGTTAGGCCATCAGAAAGAAACCAATTATGCCTTGAGAAAAGATATGACCGAAGATGAATTTGTTTCAGAATTACTTTCCGGCTTAACGGACCCTCCCGGATATTTTCCGAAAAATGTTCTGCTTAACATCAATGGTTATGATCATCTTGATGCTGTACTAATTAAAGGAAAGAACCCGCTGATCGCTGACCATTTTCTAAAGATAACGGAAGATGATGATGTATTGATTTTAGACACCAGAAATGCCTCAGCATTTGCACAAGGTTTTGTTCCTGGTAGCCTTAATATCGGGCTGGATGGAAGCTTTGCCAATTGGGTTGGTGAAATGATCAGTGATATTAATCAAAAAATAGTTTTAGTGACTGATGAGGGGAGAGAGGAGGAAAGTATCGTAAGACTATCAAGAGTAGGATACGACAATACCATCGGTTATCTTAAAGGAGGATTTGAATCCTGGAAGAATGCAAACAAAAAAATTGAAACTGCAGAAAGGATCTCGGCTGAAAAGTTGAAAGAAATCTATGGTGAAAGCCTAATCATCTTTGATGTAAGAAAGAATAGTGAGTTTGAATCCGAACATGTTGCAGGTGCTATCAATGTTCCTTTAAACAAAATAAACTTTCATTTTGATTCTTTTCCAAAGGACAGATCATTTATTATATATTGTGCGGGAGGTTATAGAAGTATGATAGCAGCATCAATACTAAAACAAAATGGATTTAAAGATTTTGCGGATGTCGAAGGAGGCTTTACGGAGATAAAGAAAAATGACCTGCCGAGAACTGCTTATTCAGCACCGACCACGTTTTTATAA
- a CDS encoding SDR family NAD(P)-dependent oxidoreductase: MKKVLITGANKGIGFEMAKQLAEKGYYIFIGSRDLQNGLDAVKKLKEQGLENIKAIQLDVTDQESVNLARIEIGRSTDYLDILINNAGINGIEFNGNTPVMHSAIRTGVDKFKEVYEVNVFGVIRTTQAFFDLLERSTEPRITNVSSSQGSLTLHSDPTYKYYNAKGAVYQSSKSALNMYTIALAHELRDTNFKVNAVSPPSTATDFNHHLGTSTVEVGAEHILRYTLIDNDGPTGKFFCVDNNPKTGEIPW, encoded by the coding sequence ATGAAAAAAGTATTGATTACAGGAGCCAATAAAGGGATTGGTTTTGAAATGGCAAAACAGCTGGCCGAAAAAGGATATTATATTTTTATCGGCAGCCGAGATCTGCAAAACGGTTTAGATGCAGTAAAGAAACTGAAAGAACAAGGTTTGGAAAATATTAAAGCCATACAACTGGATGTCACTGATCAGGAGTCTGTGAATCTGGCACGTATTGAAATCGGTCGTTCAACAGATTATTTGGATATTTTGATAAATAATGCAGGGATAAACGGGATAGAATTTAATGGCAATACACCTGTCATGCACTCTGCGATCAGGACGGGTGTAGATAAATTTAAAGAGGTCTATGAAGTAAATGTCTTTGGAGTTATCAGGACTACCCAAGCATTTTTTGACTTATTGGAGCGATCCACAGAACCCCGTATTACAAATGTAAGTTCAAGCCAGGGTTCACTGACGTTGCACAGTGATCCAACTTACAAATATTACAATGCAAAAGGAGCGGTGTATCAGTCCTCAAAATCAGCGCTGAACATGTATACCATCGCTTTGGCACATGAGCTGCGTGATACAAACTTTAAAGTAAATGCCGTCAGTCCACCATCTACTGCTACCGATTTTAATCACCATTTGGGTACAAGTACTGTAGAAGTGGGCGCAGAGCATATTCTCCGTTATACCCTTATAGACAATGATGGACCTACGGGCAAATTCTTCTGTGTAGACAACAATCCTAAAACAGGTGAAATTCCTTGGTAA
- a CDS encoding helix-turn-helix domain-containing protein, with product MKQDPKIPYHYNSLIDLHRMLGLPKPLHPLISLIDNSYNQLQVSHLPDHHTSVFYKISLKQNLKGKIKYGQQYYDFDDGGLFFVSPNQVTSNSDTNDDHSGYTLIIHPDFLLTYPLAATIKRYGFFSYSANEALHLSAKEKETIITIFKNIDNELKDRLDDFSQDVIISQIESLLNYSNRFYKRQFLTRKAFNNSLLQKMEALLDDYFNAEKSLINGIPTVQYLADELHLSPSYLSDMLRNLTGQNAQQHIQARLIEKAKEKLSTTDLSVSQIAYELGFEHSQSFSRLFKSKTNQSPIDFKSSLKN from the coding sequence ATGAAACAGGATCCTAAAATACCTTACCATTATAATTCTTTAATAGATTTACATCGGATGCTCGGGCTGCCTAAGCCTTTGCATCCGTTGATAAGCCTGATTGATAACAGTTATAATCAATTGCAGGTAAGCCATTTGCCAGATCATCATACTTCTGTTTTTTATAAAATATCATTAAAGCAGAATCTGAAAGGAAAAATAAAATACGGTCAGCAGTATTATGATTTTGACGACGGTGGATTGTTTTTTGTTTCACCTAATCAGGTAACCTCCAACAGTGACACTAACGATGATCATTCAGGGTATACCTTGATCATTCACCCTGATTTTTTACTGACCTATCCTCTTGCAGCAACGATCAAGCGTTATGGCTTTTTTTCTTATTCTGCAAATGAAGCTCTGCATTTGTCGGCAAAGGAAAAGGAAACTATTATTACAATTTTTAAAAATATAGATAATGAGTTGAAAGACAGGTTGGACGACTTTAGCCAGGATGTCATCATTTCACAAATTGAATCATTGCTGAATTACAGTAATCGTTTCTACAAGCGACAGTTCCTGACACGAAAAGCTTTTAATAACAGTTTGTTACAAAAAATGGAAGCCCTGCTTGATGATTATTTCAATGCTGAAAAGTCCTTAATTAACGGTATTCCGACCGTTCAATATCTTGCAGATGAACTGCATCTTTCCCCCAGTTATTTAAGTGATATGCTCCGCAACCTGACCGGGCAAAATGCCCAGCAGCATATACAAGCCAGGCTTATAGAAAAGGCAAAGGAAAAACTATCGACAACAGATCTATCTGTCAGCCAGATTGCTTATGAGCTTGGTTTTGAACATTCACAGTCTTTTAGTAGATTATTTAAAAGTAAAACCAATCAAAGTCCCATTGATTTTAAGTCTTCGTTAAAAAATTAG
- a CDS encoding AraC family transcriptional regulator, whose amino-acid sequence MGFENLSHFTRIFERYIGMKPKAYSMLNQSIG is encoded by the coding sequence ATGGGATTTGAAAATCTTAGCCATTTTACCCGCATATTTGAACGGTATATTGGCATGAAACCAAAGGCTTACAGTATGTTGAACCAAAGTATTGGATAA
- a CDS encoding DNA alkylation repair protein: protein MNALIQKLTAVEHGFKSFEAEAQKIVDNQTLSESKAIAIDMLRSEFYQIRCCAIFILGFITAKDNTVLLLLKNAARSDESWQVQEIIAKAFDQYCKDNGYENSLPEIKAWLSDEHPNVCRAVTEGLRIWTGRPYFKTHPEVAIDFISQHKANDSEYLRKSVGNSLRDISKKYGELVRMEIAKWDLQDKRIAFTYDYVLKRH from the coding sequence ATGAATGCACTTATACAGAAGCTGACTGCAGTGGAGCATGGCTTCAAATCATTTGAAGCGGAAGCTCAAAAAATAGTTGACAATCAAACTTTATCGGAGTCAAAAGCAATAGCTATCGATATGCTTCGAAGTGAGTTTTACCAGATTCGGTGTTGTGCCATCTTTATCTTGGGATTTATTACAGCCAAAGATAATACAGTGCTGCTTTTACTAAAGAACGCCGCACGTTCGGATGAAAGCTGGCAGGTGCAGGAAATTATTGCAAAAGCATTTGATCAATACTGTAAAGATAATGGCTATGAAAATTCACTCCCCGAAATCAAGGCGTGGCTCAGTGATGAGCATCCCAATGTTTGCCGTGCGGTTACAGAAGGATTAAGGATATGGACGGGACGGCCTTATTTTAAAACGCATCCTGAAGTGGCTATTGATTTCATTAGCCAACATAAAGCCAACGATAGTGAGTACCTTCGGAAATCGGTCGGAAATTCGTTAAGGGATATCAGCAAAAAATATGGAGAACTGGTCAGAATGGAAATAGCAAAATGGGATCTTCAGGATAAGAGGATTGCCTTCACCTACGATTATGTGCTTAAAAGGCACTGA
- a CDS encoding RidA family protein, whose amino-acid sequence MMRHLIIIAFILVFSNVFSQKTKIQKEKWHWNHKTQDSTAGYTQAIKVDNVIYISGVVTNNITPEGITSVYNNLKTVLSKYGATFDNVVKENLYTTDIEAMKKHNNVRKKFYNNDFPAATWIQVQRLYMPDSKLEVELVAHLPK is encoded by the coding sequence ATGATGAGACATTTAATTATAATTGCTTTTATCTTGGTTTTCAGCAATGTGTTTTCTCAAAAAACCAAAATACAGAAAGAAAAATGGCATTGGAATCATAAGACACAGGATAGTACGGCAGGATATACTCAGGCTATAAAGGTTGATAATGTCATTTATATTTCAGGAGTGGTAACAAATAATATTACACCGGAAGGAATTACTTCTGTGTATAATAATTTAAAAACAGTACTTTCAAAATACGGTGCAACATTTGACAACGTGGTAAAGGAAAACCTCTACACAACGGACATTGAAGCTATGAAAAAGCATAATAATGTAAGGAAGAAATTTTACAACAATGATTTTCCCGCTGCCACCTGGATACAAGTTCAGAGACTCTATATGCCGGACTCCAAACTCGAGGTTGAATTGGTAGCTCATTTGCCGAAATAG